The proteins below come from a single Paludibacter jiangxiensis genomic window:
- a CDS encoding protein-disulfide reductase DsbD family protein, which yields MRKFSALFITLLFTIVAFGQIERPVTWSFDQKNGKGQDVQFVFKAAIDHPWHIYGMNIPAGGPISTSIHFDKTSGVKLVGKPVPQSKLVEEYDKSFDMKLSWYEGQAVFVQKAVVTDPKSFGVSGYVEYMTCNNENCLPPTKEPFTFGKAPVAAVAAPVNTAQPTATQAIATLKTDTSVAAVAVPASVSSNPSSQTWAPVIDQMKAFASGGAENKTGGSLLSIFLWGLLGGLLALFMPCIWPIIPMTVSFFLKRTSDRKKAVKDAIMYGLSIIVIYLTLGLLITAIFGASSLNNLATNAFFNLFFFALLVVFAISFFGAFELALPSSWSTKMDAKSESTSGILSILLMAFTLALVSFSCTGPLIGLLLVDVAVKGSILGPAVGMFGFAVALAIPFMLFAIFPTWLKSLPKSGGWLNTIKVVLGFLELFFALKFLSVADLAYGWRILDREVFLVISIVIFALLGAYLLGKIKLPHDSDVKHVSVTRLFLSIISFAFAIYMVPGLWGAPLKAISAFAPPLYTQDFKPNDTKEIHAEYKDYDQAIAASAQSGKPVLIDFTGFGCVNCRKMEASVWTDPQVKSLLTDKFILVSLFVDDKTALPQSMQVTENGRSTLLTTIGDKWSYLQRYKFGANAQPFYVVVDATGKPLNGSFSFTEDPKKFVNFLETSLKNKK from the coding sequence ATGAGAAAATTCAGTGCATTATTCATAACATTGTTGTTTACAATCGTTGCTTTCGGACAAATTGAACGTCCGGTTACCTGGTCGTTCGATCAGAAAAATGGGAAAGGGCAGGATGTTCAGTTTGTTTTCAAAGCAGCTATCGATCATCCCTGGCATATTTACGGGATGAATATTCCGGCTGGTGGTCCCATATCAACCTCTATTCATTTCGATAAAACATCGGGAGTGAAACTTGTAGGTAAGCCAGTTCCTCAATCTAAACTGGTAGAGGAGTATGACAAATCGTTCGATATGAAACTCTCATGGTACGAAGGTCAGGCTGTTTTTGTACAGAAGGCTGTTGTTACCGATCCGAAATCGTTTGGAGTATCCGGTTATGTGGAATACATGACTTGTAATAATGAAAATTGTTTGCCACCAACCAAAGAGCCGTTTACGTTTGGAAAAGCTCCGGTAGCGGCGGTTGCAGCTCCTGTCAATACGGCTCAGCCGACAGCCACTCAGGCTATTGCTACGTTAAAAACTGATACGTCGGTTGCCGCAGTTGCTGTGCCAGCCTCGGTTTCTTCCAATCCGTCTTCTCAGACCTGGGCTCCCGTAATTGATCAGATGAAAGCTTTTGCTTCGGGTGGTGCCGAAAATAAAACGGGAGGCTCTTTGTTGTCTATTTTTCTGTGGGGTTTGCTGGGTGGTTTGCTTGCACTGTTTATGCCGTGCATCTGGCCAATTATTCCGATGACTGTCAGTTTCTTCCTGAAAAGAACCAGTGACCGGAAAAAAGCAGTGAAAGATGCCATTATGTATGGGTTGTCGATTATTGTGATTTATCTGACACTTGGCTTGCTGATTACAGCTATTTTCGGAGCCAGCTCGCTGAACAATCTGGCTACCAATGCTTTTTTCAACCTCTTTTTCTTTGCGTTACTGGTTGTATTTGCCATTTCGTTCTTTGGTGCATTTGAACTGGCTTTGCCTTCTTCCTGGTCGACAAAAATGGATGCCAAATCCGAATCTACTTCGGGGATTTTGAGCATTTTGTTGATGGCCTTTACGTTAGCATTGGTTTCTTTCTCCTGTACCGGTCCGCTGATCGGTTTGTTGCTGGTTGACGTTGCCGTGAAGGGATCTATTCTCGGACCGGCAGTCGGCATGTTTGGCTTTGCCGTAGCTCTGGCCATTCCTTTCATGCTGTTTGCTATCTTCCCAACGTGGTTGAAATCGCTTCCGAAATCGGGCGGCTGGCTCAACACAATTAAGGTGGTGCTTGGTTTTCTCGAACTTTTCTTTGCGCTGAAATTCCTGTCGGTTGCCGATTTGGCGTATGGTTGGAGAATCCTGGATCGTGAAGTATTTCTGGTAATCAGCATCGTGATTTTTGCTTTGCTGGGTGCTTACTTGCTCGGCAAAATCAAATTGCCGCACGATAGTGACGTGAAACATGTTTCGGTAACCCGCCTGTTCCTGTCGATCATATCTTTTGCTTTTGCCATCTACATGGTTCCGGGTTTGTGGGGTGCACCGTTGAAAGCTATCAGTGCTTTTGCACCGCCGCTCTATACGCAGGATTTTAAACCTAACGATACGAAAGAAATTCATGCTGAATATAAAGATTACGATCAGGCGATTGCTGCATCGGCACAGAGTGGAAAGCCTGTGCTGATCGACTTTACCGGTTTCGGGTGTGTGAATTGCCGTAAGATGGAGGCTTCTGTCTGGACCGATCCGCAGGTGAAAAGCCTGTTGACTGATAAGTTTATTTTGGTTTCACTTTTTGTGGACGATAAAACGGCCTTGCCGCAGTCGATGCAGGTGACTGAAAATGGACGGTCGACTTTGTTGACGACGATTGGCGATAAATGGAGCTACCTGCAACGTTATAAATTCGGAGCAAATGCGCAGCCATTTTATGTGGTGGTGGATGCTACCGGAAAGCCACTCAACGGTTCGTTCTCGTTTACTGAAGACCCAAAAAAATTTGTCAACTTCCTGGAAACAAGCTTAAAAAACAAGAAATAA
- a CDS encoding tRNA dihydrouridine synthase, which yields MKIYLAPLQGLTDWMFRESFSKHVGLFDKTFTPFVRVQNGEFYRPNQCNDLLPEHNRFQKPVPQFLGNDAASFFRFEELCRSHGYTEININMGCPYPMVTGRRMGAGLLPYPEEIKNLLEVICHDSTMKISVKCRLGLEHISEFEALIPVFNAFPLEEIIIHPRVGKQQYKGDVDFDAFLNYASALKAPVCYNGDINSNEDATRILQQAPEVKALMLGRGVLQHPFLLSELRNASLTADEKAARLKSFHKELITHCQQKYSGDHHFLKHLEEFWSYQSAEFENSHKLFKLIKKCKSLDQYERVIFSAINGILGA from the coding sequence ATGAAAATATATCTCGCTCCTTTACAGGGTTTGACCGACTGGATGTTTCGTGAGTCTTTTTCAAAACACGTTGGTTTGTTTGACAAAACGTTCACGCCATTTGTGCGGGTTCAAAACGGAGAATTTTACCGCCCCAATCAATGCAACGATCTGTTGCCTGAACATAACCGTTTCCAGAAGCCGGTACCGCAATTTTTGGGAAATGATGCAGCTTCCTTTTTTCGGTTCGAAGAGTTGTGCCGTTCGCACGGTTATACCGAGATCAATATCAACATGGGCTGTCCCTATCCGATGGTAACCGGACGGCGGATGGGAGCCGGATTGTTGCCATATCCAGAGGAGATCAAAAATCTGCTGGAAGTGATCTGTCACGATTCGACAATGAAAATATCGGTAAAATGCCGTTTGGGATTGGAACATATCTCTGAATTTGAAGCATTGATTCCTGTTTTTAATGCATTTCCTTTGGAAGAGATCATTATTCATCCGCGTGTGGGGAAACAACAGTACAAGGGAGATGTTGATTTTGACGCATTTCTAAATTATGCATCGGCTTTGAAAGCTCCGGTTTGCTATAATGGCGATATCAATAGCAACGAAGATGCGACTCGTATTTTGCAACAAGCGCCTGAAGTTAAGGCCTTGATGCTGGGTCGTGGCGTATTGCAGCATCCCTTTCTGCTATCGGAGTTGCGAAACGCGTCTCTGACGGCAGATGAAAAAGCGGCGAGACTGAAAAGTTTTCATAAAGAATTGATTACGCATTGTCAACAAAAATATTCGGGCGATCATCATTTCCTGAAACATCTGGAAGAGTTTTGGAGTTATCAGTCGGCAGAATTTGAAAATAGTCATAAGCTGTTTAAGCTGATAAAGAAATGTAAGTCGTTGGATCAATATGAGAGAGTTATTTTTTCGGCGATAAATGGAATACTTGGAGCTTAA
- the tnpA gene encoding IS200/IS605 family transposase has protein sequence MANTYTQIYIHLVFAVKNRDALIHKEWQHILEQYITGIIQNRKHKLLAIGTMTDHIHILIGYNINETIPELVEQIKTSSNEWIRMNKLSKFKFEWQKGYGAFSHSRSQLSSVINYILSQEQHHTRRSFKEEYLEILNKNNIEFREDYLFDFHEIE, from the coding sequence ATGGCCAATACCTACACGCAAATTTACATTCATCTGGTGTTTGCAGTCAAAAACAGAGATGCTCTCATTCATAAGGAATGGCAACACATTCTTGAACAATATATCACCGGCATTATTCAAAACAGAAAGCACAAATTATTGGCCATTGGGACAATGACAGACCATATTCATATTTTAATTGGATACAATATAAATGAGACCATTCCTGAACTGGTAGAGCAGATCAAAACTTCAAGCAACGAATGGATTAGAATGAATAAGTTGTCGAAATTCAAATTTGAATGGCAGAAAGGATATGGAGCTTTCTCTCATTCCCGTTCACAATTAAGCTCTGTAATCAATTACATTTTATCTCAAGAACAGCATCATACAAGAAGATCTTTTAAAGAAGAATATCTGGAAATTCTCAACAAAAACAATATTGAGTTCAGAGAAGATTATCTATTCGATTTTCATGAAATTGAATAA
- the mutS gene encoding DNA mismatch repair protein MutS, with protein MEKKAVETPLMKQYYQVKEKHPDAILLFRVGDFYETFSDDAIKASEILGITLTRRANGSAQSVELAGFPHHALDTYLPKLVRAGMRVAVCDQLEDPKKTKTIVKRGITEVVTPGVSINDNVLNHKENNFLASVHLNGKSVGLAFLDISTGEFLTAEGTPEYADKLINSFSPKEVLHERNKRKDFAEIFGNKLYTYEQEDWIYTADSANDRLLKHFETSNLKGFGVDNLPNGIIAAGAILYYLDHTQHTNNGHITRLARIEEDRFVWLDRFTVRNLELFSGQQEGAISLTDVLDKTVTPMGSRLLKRWVSFPLKNLKQIEERHNVVEHFFKDVEMKEMLGQQLALVGDLERIVSKIAVGRVSPREVVQLKVALSSIEPIKEACLATQNATLHKIGEQFNPCEKIRERIASEIQNDPPNAVNRGGVIQNGVNDELDKLREIAYSGKDYLLHIQQRESETTGIPSLKISFNNVFGYYIEVRNAHKDKVPENWIRKQTLVGAERYITQELKEYEEKILGAEDKILALETELFNNLVVGLTDYITAFQLNANLLAQLDCLLSFAKVSAQNKYVRPQMNDGYVIDIKQGRHPVIEKQLPAGESYIANDVCLDNEHQQVIIITGPNMAGKSALLRQTALIVLMAQIGCFVPVESATIGLVDKIFTRVGASDNISVGESTFMVEMNEAASILNNISDRSLVLFDELGRGTSTYDGISIAWAIVEYIHEHPSANAKTLFATHYHELNEMEKSFKRVKNYNVSVKEVDKKVIFMRKLVRGGSEHSFGIHVAKMAGMPQSVVKRADEILEQLESDNRKSGIAKPVDKIASTREGFQMSFFQLDDPILAQIRDEIKNTDINNLTPVEALNKLNEIKKIITGK; from the coding sequence ATGGAAAAGAAAGCGGTGGAAACACCCTTGATGAAACAATATTATCAGGTAAAAGAAAAACATCCCGACGCCATCCTGCTCTTTCGGGTAGGCGACTTCTACGAAACCTTCTCAGACGATGCTATCAAAGCATCCGAAATTCTGGGCATTACCCTCACCCGCCGGGCCAACGGTTCGGCACAGTCGGTAGAACTGGCCGGATTTCCGCATCATGCCCTCGACACCTACCTGCCCAAACTGGTTCGTGCCGGAATGCGCGTGGCCGTGTGCGACCAGTTGGAAGACCCAAAAAAGACGAAGACCATCGTCAAACGGGGAATTACAGAAGTGGTTACGCCGGGTGTTTCTATCAACGACAATGTATTGAATCACAAGGAAAACAACTTTCTCGCCAGCGTACACCTCAACGGAAAATCGGTTGGTCTGGCTTTCCTTGACATCTCTACCGGCGAATTTTTGACCGCTGAAGGAACACCGGAATATGCTGATAAGCTAATCAACAGCTTTTCGCCCAAGGAGGTGTTGCACGAACGCAACAAACGCAAAGATTTTGCCGAAATTTTCGGGAACAAGCTTTATACCTACGAGCAGGAAGACTGGATCTACACTGCCGATTCGGCCAACGACCGCCTGCTGAAACATTTCGAGACCTCCAATCTCAAAGGTTTCGGGGTAGATAACCTACCGAACGGAATCATAGCTGCCGGAGCCATTCTTTACTATCTCGATCACACCCAGCATACCAACAACGGCCACATTACGCGCCTGGCCCGCATCGAAGAAGATCGCTTCGTCTGGCTCGACCGCTTCACGGTGCGCAATCTGGAACTATTTTCCGGCCAACAGGAAGGCGCTATTTCACTAACCGACGTACTCGACAAAACTGTTACCCCGATGGGTAGCCGCCTGTTGAAACGTTGGGTCTCTTTTCCTCTAAAGAACCTGAAGCAAATAGAAGAACGCCACAACGTGGTTGAGCATTTCTTCAAAGACGTTGAGATGAAAGAGATGCTCGGTCAGCAACTGGCACTGGTAGGCGATTTGGAACGCATCGTCTCGAAAATTGCCGTCGGACGCGTCTCTCCCCGCGAAGTGGTGCAACTAAAGGTCGCACTCTCGTCGATCGAACCCATCAAAGAGGCTTGTCTGGCTACACAAAATGCCACATTGCATAAAATCGGCGAACAATTCAATCCCTGCGAAAAAATCCGCGAGCGCATTGCCAGTGAGATACAAAACGATCCGCCCAATGCGGTCAACCGTGGCGGGGTAATTCAAAACGGCGTCAATGACGAGTTGGATAAATTGCGGGAGATTGCTTACTCGGGCAAAGATTACCTGCTCCACATCCAGCAGCGCGAAAGCGAAACCACCGGCATTCCGAGCCTGAAGATCAGTTTCAATAATGTTTTCGGATATTATATCGAGGTACGTAACGCCCACAAAGACAAAGTTCCCGAGAACTGGATCCGTAAGCAAACGTTGGTGGGTGCCGAACGTTACATCACGCAGGAACTGAAAGAGTACGAAGAAAAAATTCTGGGTGCCGAAGATAAAATTCTGGCACTGGAAACGGAACTTTTCAACAATCTGGTTGTCGGCCTGACCGATTACATCACCGCATTCCAGCTCAATGCTAACCTTTTAGCTCAACTCGACTGTCTGCTGTCGTTTGCCAAGGTTTCGGCACAAAATAAATATGTTCGTCCGCAAATGAACGACGGCTACGTGATCGACATCAAGCAAGGCCGTCACCCGGTGATTGAAAAACAGTTACCTGCCGGCGAGAGTTACATTGCCAACGACGTTTGCCTCGACAACGAACATCAGCAAGTCATCATCATCACCGGTCCGAATATGGCCGGTAAATCGGCCTTGCTGCGCCAAACGGCTCTGATCGTGCTGATGGCACAAATAGGATGCTTCGTTCCCGTGGAAAGCGCCACAATCGGCCTGGTTGACAAAATATTTACCCGTGTGGGTGCCAGCGACAACATTTCCGTCGGTGAATCGACCTTTATGGTGGAGATGAACGAAGCGGCCAGTATCCTGAACAATATTTCCGACCGGAGTTTGGTACTCTTTGACGAACTCGGTCGCGGAACAAGTACTTACGACGGCATCTCCATTGCCTGGGCCATTGTAGAATACATCCACGAACATCCGTCGGCTAATGCAAAAACCCTGTTTGCCACCCACTACCACGAACTGAACGAGATGGAAAAGTCGTTCAAACGGGTAAAGAACTACAACGTTTCAGTAAAAGAGGTAGACAAAAAGGTGATCTTCATGCGCAAACTGGTACGCGGAGGCAGCGAACACAGTTTTGGTATCCACGTAGCCAAAATGGCAGGTATGCCGCAAAGCGTGGTCAAACGTGCCGACGAAATTCTGGAACAGCTGGAAAGCGACAACCGTAAATCGGGCATTGCCAAGCCAGTCGACAAAATAGCTTCTACACGCGAAGGCTTCCAGATGAGCTTTTTCCAGTTGGACGATCCGATATTGGCCCAAATCCGCGATGAGATAAAGAACACCGACATCAACAATCTGACACCGGTTGAAGCTTTGAACAAGCTCAATGAAATAAAGAAAATTATTACCGGCAAATAA
- a CDS encoding ABC transporter permease, whose amino-acid sequence MKSIKTNQLYQLTLTQFLETVREPSVLFWGIVFPILISIGLGLAFTQTSESKFHIAVVEKQPTQLDSLLKIYAKPTQHKGQTVQTWKVTDKTMGNTELNFLHTDWKNAIISLKRGEADVIISDSLGQICYRFDPHNSQAQLIYMKLSYLMKHPTTIATADQGRIEPLTLKGVRYIDFLIPGLITLGILNALMWGISYAIIERRSQKLLRRMVATPMKKSNFLIAMMLVRFVMNLFEAGILFFFSWLFFDITIQGNIPALLALLLAGNIAFAGISVLVACRTAKTEVGQGWINAVTMPMMILSGIFFSYHNFPDLAVKAIKLLPLTALTDGVRSIFNEGAGWMDVATPTLALSAFGVLCFILGLRFFKWG is encoded by the coding sequence ATGAAATCAATAAAAACCAACCAACTATATCAGCTCACACTTACACAGTTTCTGGAAACGGTGCGCGAACCGTCGGTGCTCTTTTGGGGCATCGTTTTCCCTATTCTAATTTCTATCGGACTGGGACTTGCCTTTACGCAAACCTCAGAATCGAAGTTCCATATTGCCGTAGTCGAAAAGCAGCCGACACAATTGGATTCATTGCTCAAAATATACGCAAAGCCCACGCAGCACAAAGGGCAGACGGTACAAACCTGGAAAGTTACCGACAAAACGATGGGCAATACGGAGCTCAACTTTTTGCATACAGACTGGAAAAATGCCATCATTTCGCTCAAACGGGGTGAGGCCGACGTTATCATTTCCGACTCTTTGGGACAGATTTGCTACCGTTTCGATCCGCATAACTCGCAGGCACAGCTTATCTACATGAAACTCTCCTACCTGATGAAGCACCCGACAACTATCGCCACGGCTGATCAGGGACGCATCGAACCGTTAACGCTCAAAGGTGTCCGCTACATCGATTTTCTGATTCCGGGATTGATCACACTCGGCATTCTCAACGCCCTAATGTGGGGAATCAGCTATGCCATCATCGAGCGCCGTTCGCAAAAACTATTGCGCCGCATGGTAGCCACCCCAATGAAAAAATCGAACTTTCTGATCGCCATGATGCTGGTTCGTTTTGTTATGAACCTGTTTGAAGCAGGTATTCTATTCTTTTTCTCATGGTTGTTCTTCGACATCACTATTCAGGGAAACATTCCAGCTTTGTTAGCGCTGCTTCTTGCTGGAAACATTGCCTTTGCCGGCATCTCCGTACTGGTTGCCTGCCGCACGGCCAAAACCGAAGTGGGTCAGGGATGGATCAATGCCGTTACCATGCCGATGATGATTCTCTCCGGAATTTTCTTCAGCTACCATAATTTCCCCGACTTAGCTGTCAAGGCAATTAAGTTGCTACCTCTCACGGCGCTCACCGACGGTGTACGAAGCATCTTCAATGAAGGTGCCGGCTGGATGGACGTTGCCACGCCTACTCTGGCACTTTCGGCCTTCGGTGTGCTCTGCTTTATTCTGGGATTACGGTTTTTCAAATGGGGATGA
- a CDS encoding lysylphosphatidylglycerol synthase domain-containing protein: protein MSAWKKYYPVIKWLILILSYGFLAYKIYEFIQSPSSASGWSDLSWRKWGWLLLAVAFMPINFLIETTKWRYLISSLEHLSFRKALRSVMSGYATGFFTPNRVGEYPGRAVYLQSNNRWQAITFGMVGTLAQTIIISLFGLFSFMLLMGHQQMPFLANKTLLMAIFIAEMTIAFSIYLSLPKLSHFFSRWNISVKVNTLLKWLSTFRSKQLAYVLLLAFGRYLVFCLQLYCMLRFCSIGINLWQGVVSISTFYLFLTFTPSIAFSEAAIRGSYAVIFVGMFSDNSVGIALAGVLVWFVNAVIPMIIGSVFFSKTKV from the coding sequence ATGTCGGCGTGGAAGAAATATTACCCGGTGATTAAATGGCTGATTTTGATACTCTCGTATGGGTTTTTAGCGTATAAAATTTACGAGTTTATTCAAAGTCCCTCTTCGGCTTCCGGCTGGAGCGATTTGTCGTGGAGGAAGTGGGGTTGGCTGTTATTAGCCGTTGCGTTTATGCCGATCAATTTCCTGATTGAGACTACCAAATGGCGTTATCTCATTTCCAGCCTTGAACATCTGAGTTTCCGAAAAGCATTGAGATCGGTAATGAGCGGTTATGCCACCGGTTTTTTTACCCCAAACCGTGTAGGCGAATATCCCGGAAGAGCCGTTTATCTTCAAAGTAACAACCGTTGGCAGGCCATCACCTTCGGGATGGTGGGAACACTGGCGCAAACGATCATTATCTCTCTATTCGGCCTTTTCTCGTTTATGCTGCTGATGGGACACCAACAAATGCCATTTCTTGCAAACAAAACCCTTTTGATGGCAATTTTTATTGCGGAGATGACCATTGCTTTTTCCATCTACCTCTCACTGCCAAAACTTTCTCATTTCTTCAGCCGCTGGAATATTTCGGTAAAAGTGAACACCTTGCTTAAATGGCTCAGTACTTTCCGATCCAAACAGCTGGCGTATGTTCTGCTGTTAGCCTTCGGACGTTATCTTGTTTTTTGCCTGCAACTCTACTGCATGTTACGGTTTTGCAGTATTGGCATCAACTTGTGGCAAGGGGTGGTTTCCATCTCAACATTTTACCTATTTCTCACTTTCACCCCTTCTATTGCTTTTTCCGAAGCGGCCATACGAGGATCATACGCGGTTATTTTCGTAGGAATGTTCTCCGACAACAGCGTGGGCATTGCGTTGGCAGGAGTGCTGGTTTGGTTTGTAAACGCGGTGATTCCGATGATTATCGGCTCCGTCTTTTTTTCAAAGACCAAGGTATAA
- a CDS encoding flavin reductase — MINFDALFKISYGLYVVCSGNKEHGNGFICNTVMQVTADPVQLAVCCNKNNYTAEFIAHSGVLSISVLPENVSSELIGTFGYQSGRDKDKLQGFDVSYGIDNVPVLLSETVATIEGKVKQTIDVGTHLIYICEIIEATLLSNSNPITYDYYRKIKKGVSPKNAPTYVDETKQHTDETTSEKYRCLICGYIYDNAENDTPFEQLPEDWECPVCRAAKAMFEKM; from the coding sequence ATGATTAACTTCGATGCACTTTTCAAAATTTCGTACGGCTTGTACGTAGTTTGCTCTGGCAATAAAGAGCATGGTAACGGATTTATCTGCAACACAGTAATGCAGGTCACCGCCGACCCGGTTCAACTGGCAGTTTGTTGCAACAAAAACAATTACACAGCCGAATTCATCGCCCACAGCGGCGTATTGTCCATTTCTGTGCTCCCAGAGAACGTTTCGTCTGAATTGATTGGCACTTTCGGATATCAAAGCGGTCGAGACAAAGATAAATTGCAGGGTTTTGATGTGAGCTATGGCATAGATAATGTGCCGGTGCTTTTATCTGAAACCGTCGCCACTATCGAAGGCAAAGTCAAACAAACCATCGATGTAGGGACCCACCTGATTTATATTTGTGAAATAATTGAAGCGACCCTCCTTAGCAATTCCAACCCAATAACCTACGATTACTACCGAAAAATAAAAAAAGGAGTCTCGCCGAAAAATGCACCGACTTACGTTGATGAAACGAAACAACACACAGATGAAACTACTTCAGAGAAATATCGCTGTCTGATATGCGGTTATATTTATGACAATGCCGAAAACGACACCCCATTTGAACAATTACCAGAAGATTGGGAGTGCCCGGTTTGTCGCGCCGCAAAAGCGATGTTTGAAAAGATGTAA
- a CDS encoding ABC transporter ATP-binding protein, producing MHQIEVKNVEKSFKDTKAVRGVSLTIQPGEFVALLGPNGAGKTTLVEMMEGLKKPDKGEILIQGKNWHKHEKELRKIIGLSLQETRFTEKLTIRETLRLFASFFKLGEDRVNEVIALTELESKEKSYTGTLSGGQRQRLALAVALLNHPEVLFLDEPTTGLDPHSRLDLWNILKGLKDAGKTTLILTTHYMEEAESLCDHIIILDEGKILREGQLHELLDENSRNLDELFINLTGKKLNEEPQAK from the coding sequence ATGCACCAGATAGAAGTAAAAAACGTAGAAAAATCATTCAAAGACACTAAAGCCGTACGCGGCGTATCACTCACCATACAACCCGGCGAATTTGTGGCATTACTTGGTCCTAACGGGGCAGGAAAAACAACTTTAGTCGAAATGATGGAGGGACTCAAAAAGCCCGACAAAGGAGAAATCCTGATTCAGGGTAAAAATTGGCACAAACACGAAAAAGAGCTTCGAAAAATCATCGGACTCTCGTTGCAGGAGACCCGTTTCACCGAAAAACTGACCATCCGCGAAACGCTTCGTCTTTTTGCCAGCTTCTTCAAGCTGGGAGAAGACCGGGTGAACGAAGTAATTGCCCTCACCGAACTCGAGAGCAAGGAAAAATCATATACAGGAACACTTTCCGGTGGACAACGACAACGGTTGGCACTGGCAGTAGCGTTGCTCAACCACCCCGAAGTGCTCTTCCTCGACGAGCCAACCACCGGTCTCGATCCGCACTCGCGCCTCGATCTCTGGAACATCCTGAAAGGACTGAAAGACGCAGGTAAAACCACGCTAATCCTTACCACTCACTACATGGAAGAGGCCGAATCGTTGTGCGACCACATCATCATTCTCGACGAAGGCAAAATACTCCGCGAAGGTCAACTACACGAGTTGCTGGACGAAAATTCCCGCAACCTCGACGAGTTGTTCATCAACCTGACCGGCAAAAAACTGAACGAAGAACCACAAGCCAAGTAG
- a CDS encoding L-cysteine desulfidase family protein — translation MLSQNEREEIVKLIRQEVIPAIGCTEPMAVALAVAKAVEILGVVPQRIDVFLSANMLKNAMGVGIPGTGMAGLPIAIAMGALVGKSEYGLEVLRDITPGALEEGKRMIDQKIITVHLKENISEKLYIEVLVSTEKNAAKAIISHEHTRFVHLEKDGEILLAEKCETEGEVTTESELQLSFDKVCDFAHETPVDELRFILKTAEMNKAAAIESMKGDYGHGVSHTLANGMMGNNVFTRMLSVTAAACDARMAGAMFPVMSNSGSGNQGIAATLPVSVYAEESGKSEEELVRALTLSHLMTIYIKQSLGRLSGLCGAVVAATGSACGITYLMGGSREQIGYAVKNMIGNITGMICDGAKPSCALKVSNGVSTATLSAMMAMENKVVSAVEGITDENVDKTIQNLTKIGRDGMCETDRLILEIMTNK, via the coding sequence ATGTTGTCACAAAACGAACGGGAAGAAATAGTGAAGTTGATCCGGCAGGAGGTTATTCCGGCTATCGGATGTACCGAACCGATGGCTGTTGCATTAGCCGTCGCTAAAGCGGTCGAAATTTTGGGCGTTGTGCCGCAAAGAATCGATGTTTTCCTTAGCGCCAACATGTTGAAAAATGCGATGGGCGTTGGAATCCCCGGAACCGGAATGGCAGGCTTGCCTATTGCCATTGCCATGGGGGCATTGGTCGGGAAATCGGAATACGGACTCGAAGTGTTGCGCGATATTACCCCGGGTGCTCTCGAAGAAGGCAAACGGATGATTGACCAGAAGATCATCACTGTTCATCTGAAGGAGAATATCAGCGAGAAACTTTATATTGAGGTTTTGGTTTCGACGGAAAAAAATGCTGCAAAAGCGATTATTAGTCATGAACATACCCGTTTTGTTCATTTGGAAAAAGATGGGGAAATACTGTTGGCCGAGAAGTGCGAAACAGAAGGTGAAGTGACTACCGAATCAGAATTGCAACTCTCGTTCGATAAAGTATGCGACTTTGCGCATGAAACACCTGTTGACGAACTCCGTTTTATTCTTAAAACCGCCGAAATGAACAAGGCAGCGGCTATTGAGTCGATGAAGGGTGATTATGGTCATGGCGTGTCGCACACATTGGCCAACGGGATGATGGGCAACAACGTTTTTACCCGCATGTTGTCGGTGACGGCTGCTGCCTGCGATGCACGTATGGCGGGTGCTATGTTTCCGGTGATGAGTAATTCCGGAAGTGGAAATCAGGGTATTGCCGCTACTCTGCCGGTGTCGGTGTATGCCGAAGAGAGCGGAAAAAGCGAAGAAGAGCTTGTGCGGGCGCTTACGTTGAGCCACCTGATGACGATCTATATCAAACAGAGCCTCGGTCGCTTGTCCGGCTTGTGCGGCGCTGTGGTTGCGGCCACCGGTTCGGCCTGCGGTATTACCTATTTGATGGGAGGAAGCCGCGAGCAAATCGGGTACGCGGTCAAGAACATGATTGGCAACATTACAGGCATGATTTGCGACGGAGCAAAGCCCAGTTGTGCGTTAAAAGTTTCAAACGGAGTTTCTACGGCAACGCTTTCGGCCATGATGGCCATGGAGAACAAAGTGGTATCGGCGGTGGAAGGTATTACCGATGAAAATGTGGACAAAACCATTCAAAACCTTACCAAAATAGGTCGCGACGGCATGTGCGAAACCGACCGCCTGATTCTGGAAATCATGACTAATAAATAG